The region GGTCGTGTCTTTCATGCACCATTTGTGAGCGCCGTTCCGGGCCTGAAGCTCGAGGCGATCGTGCAGCGGAGAGGCGACGAAGCCGCCCAGGCCTATCCCAACACCCGTATTCTTCGCTCCGTCGAGGAGGCGCTTGCAGACAGCAGCATCTCCCTGATCGTTGTCGGCACGCCCAATGAGACGCACTATGCCCTGGCTAAGAAGGCTCTCGAGGCCGGCAAGCATGTGGTTATCGACAAACCCTTTGCCGCCACAAGCGAGCAAGCGAAAGAGCTTCTTGAGCTTGCCCGCGCGAAGAAGCTGGTCCTTGCCCCCTTCCACAACCGGCGCTGGGACGGTGATTTTCTGACGGTCCGCAAGGTTCTGAAGTCCGGAGACCTGGGCCGGGTTGTCACCTTCGAATCTCACTTCGACCGCTTCCGCCCGCTGCCCCGCGAGGCGACCTGGAAGGAGTCGGCCAACGCCGCCAACGGCATGCTCTTCGACCTCGGCCCACATCTGATCGACCAGGCACTGGTTCTCTTCGGCACGCCAGAGTCTATCACTGCCAGCGTCAGGCGCGACCGCGACACGACCGAGATCGAGGATACCTTCGACATCACCCTGCACTATCCCCGTCTCCAGGCAATCTGCCGCGCCACAATGCTGGCCGCGGAGCCGGCTCCGCGCTTCCTGATTCATGGCACACGGGGCAGCTTCCGGAAGTACGGCCTGGATCCCCAGGAGCCTGCACTGGTCGGTGGGGCGAAGGTTCCCATGATGGGCGACGCGCGAGAGTGGCTGGGCGAGCCGGAATCTGCGTGGGGAACGATGACCGTTGCTCCCGACCCTGACCAACCTGGGCAGCTGACGCGCACGACCATCAAGACCGAGGCCGGAGATTATCGCGGCTACTACGCCAACGTCCGCGACGCCATTCTCGGAAGCAGCAAGCTGGCTGTGACGCCGGAAGACGGTTACCGGGTCATCCGCCTGCTGGAACTGGCCCGGGAGAGCAGCAACGAGGGTAGAACGATCCCTGTTCAGTTCTCTGCCATTTAGGGCATCTTCGCCATAGCCGCAAGGTAGAAGAATCATTGGTTCATCTGCGTGGAGCGGACCGATGATCTGCTTGATAGATTGGATTCTATGAGTCTCGAGATGAAAGTGATGGAGGGCCTACCGGGAGGTTTCCTGTGGGCCGCGGTGAAGGCAGGCATCAAGGCGAGCGGCAAGTCGGATCTCGCGGCCTGCCTGGTGGATGGCGTAGCCCAGGGGGCGGCAGTGTTCACCTCCAACCAGGTCGTTGCAGCCCCGGTAACAGTAGGCCGAAACCACATGTCTGCAACCGGCGGAAGAGTCGGGCTGGTCCTGGTCAACGCCGGAAATGCCAACTGCGCCACGGGGCAGGCAGGTCTCGATGCCTGCAACAGCACCTGCACGGCCGCAGCGGAGACCTTCGGATGCATCTTTGACGAGGTCTTCCCTTCCTCCACAGGCATCATCGGGGTTCCCTTTCCCGCAGACAAGGTGATCGCAGCACTACCCGAGCTGAAGGCTTCGCTCGGGAACAGTGCGGAGCATGCGAAGAGCTTCGCCCGCGCCATCATGACCACGGACACCCGGATGAAGGTGGCACAGACATCGCTCCACACCGATGATGGCGAGATCAGGATCTTCGGGGTCGCAAAAGGCGCAGGAATGATCCACCCGCAGCTGGGAGCTCCCGTGGCGCCGCACGCCACCATGCTGGTCTACCTGTTTACTGATGTCGAAGCAGAGAGCTCGCAGTTGCGAGAGCTGATACCCCTTGCAGTCGATAAGAGCTTCAACTCCATCTCGATCGATGGCGACACCTCGACCAACGATACCGTTCTTCTTTTGGCCAGCGGCGCCAGCGGTGTGCGACTGAATGATCAGAACAAGGCTGCCTTTGCCGCGGCTCTCAACGAAGTCTGCCAGAAGCTGGCCTATGCCATCGTGGACGACGGAGAGGGCGTGACTCACGTGGTAACGCTGCACATCACTGGCGCGCGCAATGAGTACGAGGCCCGACAAATTGCAAAATCCATCGCCCACTCGCCCCTATGCAAGACGGCATGGTCGAGCGCGGACCCGAACTGGGGCCGCCTGATGGCCGCTGCCGGATATTCCGGGGTCGAATTCGATCCCGCGAAGGTCAAGGTGCGGATTGGCGAACAGCCGGTGTATGAAAACGGTATGCGCTCACCTGATTTCGACGAAGCACGTGCCCATACGGTCATGCAGCAGAGGGATTACACGATCCGCATGGATATGGGACAGGGCGACGCAGAGTGCAGATTCATCACCTGCGATCTGACGGCGGAGTATGTCAGGATCAACGCAGACTACTCGACGTAGGCAACGATATCCGGCTCGCTTTCTCACATCAGTTGCACGCATGCCAGAACCAGTCCCAATCCGCGGCCGCAGATTGGGACTGGTTCTGGCGTCAACCGTACGTCTGGTCGGTGCTCTGTCCGACCTCGATGATATAACCATCAGGGTCACGGATGTAGCAGCGGATCTCGCCATACTTGGGGATTGGCGCCGTGATGAACTCCGCTCCGCGACTCTTCCATAGTTCATAACACGCTTGAATATCCGCAACCCGGAAATTCAGAAAGCTATTGATGTGATTCGGGTCGGGAACGCTGAGCGACACCGTTGGTTTATCCGGTGTCGGGCCGCCCCCTACGTTCACAATCATCCAGATATTCGCGAGTTGAAGGTACCCAGGCGCATTCCCGTCGCCTCTGCTCAGAATGCGAGCCCCGAAGATCTTCTTGTAGTAATCGAGCGATCGGTCGATGTCGGCTACAGTTAGAAAATGTGCGATGCTCATCCCTTCTCGCGGAGGCATCTCATAGCTCTTCTGGTCGATTTGTACGCTGCTCATTGATGGCTCCAATTGCGATAAAGGATGCCCATCTGGGCGGTTGGCCTACAGTTCGGCGGCCTCCGCAAAAAATCGCCGACTGCGGTTTTCATTGATATACCCACTCCATGCCTGCCTCCCTTTTTCAAGTAGCTCTTTCCGGGGGCGTCCTGATTCTTATGAAGCTGAAACCGACTTCTTCTTCCCATCGAGTGCCGGCAAAAGAAGTTTCAGAAGCGCGTGATCAGAGAACGGATTCTGGCCTGAGATCAATTCGCGATCATGAACAACATAGCTGGTCCATGGAGCGAGCACACTTACGTCACCGCCTGCCGTACTCAAGGCGAAGTCCGGGTAGAAGCGAACCTTTCCACCAATCTCAAGCGGCTCACGTTGTTGTTCTTCCGCTGTCGAAAAGATAGTCATCTTATATCCAGAATAGATCCAGCCTTGAGCCTTCGCATGTGCTCCAGCGACATCGCCCGCAGCAAGCGCGGCGACAACCTCCGTCGAATTCGGAAGAGCCGCGAGAAGTGAAATCGGGCCATGGCAAAGGACTGCCGTCGGCTTGGATGCTTGATGAAAGTGTCTCAGCACTGTACCAGCGTCGGGATCATCGAGCAGGTCCATCATCGGACCATGGCCGCCGGGGACGAAAACAGCGTCATATTGATCCAGGCCCGATGCAATGACATCTGAGATACGCATTGGATTTTTAAGCCCATCCAAGGTGTCGCGAAATTTTAGGTAGTCCTGAAGCT is a window of Edaphobacter sp. 12200R-103 DNA encoding:
- a CDS encoding oxidoreductase — protein: MAEIGVAVIGFGLAGRVFHAPFVSAVPGLKLEAIVQRRGDEAAQAYPNTRILRSVEEALADSSISLIVVGTPNETHYALAKKALEAGKHVVIDKPFAATSEQAKELLELARAKKLVLAPFHNRRWDGDFLTVRKVLKSGDLGRVVTFESHFDRFRPLPREATWKESANAANGMLFDLGPHLIDQALVLFGTPESITASVRRDRDTTEIEDTFDITLHYPRLQAICRATMLAAEPAPRFLIHGTRGSFRKYGLDPQEPALVGGAKVPMMGDAREWLGEPESAWGTMTVAPDPDQPGQLTRTTIKTEAGDYRGYYANVRDAILGSSKLAVTPEDGYRVIRLLELARESSNEGRTIPVQFSAI
- the argJ gene encoding bifunctional glutamate N-acetyltransferase/amino-acid acetyltransferase ArgJ, which codes for MSLEMKVMEGLPGGFLWAAVKAGIKASGKSDLAACLVDGVAQGAAVFTSNQVVAAPVTVGRNHMSATGGRVGLVLVNAGNANCATGQAGLDACNSTCTAAAETFGCIFDEVFPSSTGIIGVPFPADKVIAALPELKASLGNSAEHAKSFARAIMTTDTRMKVAQTSLHTDDGEIRIFGVAKGAGMIHPQLGAPVAPHATMLVYLFTDVEAESSQLRELIPLAVDKSFNSISIDGDTSTNDTVLLLASGASGVRLNDQNKAAFAAALNEVCQKLAYAIVDDGEGVTHVVTLHITGARNEYEARQIAKSIAHSPLCKTAWSSADPNWGRLMAAAGYSGVEFDPAKVKVRIGEQPVYENGMRSPDFDEARAHTVMQQRDYTIRMDMGQGDAECRFITCDLTAEYVRINADYST
- a CDS encoding VOC family protein encodes the protein MSSVQIDQKSYEMPPREGMSIAHFLTVADIDRSLDYYKKIFGARILSRGDGNAPGYLQLANIWMIVNVGGGPTPDKPTVSLSVPDPNHINSFLNFRVADIQACYELWKSRGAEFITAPIPKYGEIRCYIRDPDGYIIEVGQSTDQTYG
- a CDS encoding type 1 glutamine amidotransferase domain-containing protein, with amino-acid sequence MTTKGKVLVLVSSGHGLPLKDGKVYTGAGYYLNELTVPVRTLMGEGYEITFANPKGNTPQMDVHSAVPDFFGGDEAKLQDYLKFRDTLDGLKNPMRISDVIASGLDQYDAVFVPGGHGPMMDLLDDPDAGTVLRHFHQASKPTAVLCHGPISLLAALPNSTEVVAALAAGDVAGAHAKAQGWIYSGYKMTIFSTAEEQQREPLEIGGKVRFYPDFALSTAGGDVSVLAPWTSYVVHDRELISGQNPFSDHALLKLLLPALDGKKKSVSAS